The following proteins are encoded in a genomic region of Bernardetia sp. MNP-M8:
- a CDS encoding methylmalonyl-CoA mutase family protein, with translation MSTNPPIPVPYVSQNKLRVVTAAALFDGHDAAINIMRRIIQSSGAEVIHLGHNRSVEEIVNCAIQEDAQAIAITSYQGGHVEFFKYMHDLLKERGAGHIKLFGGGGGVILPSEIEELHNYGITRIYHPDDGRSMGLQGMINDLLEQTDFPTGHDVEISEVEKVKERNSKNLGRIISAVENYPEKNKEILKKIKELIPEKVAPVLGITGTGGAGKSSLVDELVRRYLMDFEDKTIAIVSVDPSRRRTGGALLGDRIRMNSITNERVYMRSLATRQSNLALSKYVQDAIDILRAAEFDLIIVETSGIGQSDTAITDHSDASLYVMTPEYGAASQLEKIDMIDFADVIALNKFDKRGALDALRDVKKQYKRNRNLWDTPDSEIPVFGTIASQFNDVGMNTLYRSLINKINETSSKKFDSSFEISASTSEKQYIIPPSRVRYLSEISESNRRYDKNVEEQSEIAQKLYGLELSIHSISDNEEMDKDLKDSIINGLKDTFEQIKLTLEGTNWKIIEAWQTKVATYTADDFVYKVRNREFSLKTYTTSLSQTKVPKISLPKYKAWGDILKWNLQENVPGEFPFTAGVFPFKRTGEDPTRMFAGEGGPERTNRRFHYLSKGMPAARLSTAFDSVTLYGEDPDYRPDIYGKVGNSGVNVCCLDDAKKLYSGFNLADPTTSVSMTINGPAATVCAFFMNAAIDQQCEIYIKENALEEEVEAKIKKKYEGKTRPTYNGKLPEGNNGLGLMLLGVTGDEVLDKEIYDKIKAKTLTQVRGTVQADILKEDQAQNTCIFSTEFSLKLMGDIQQYFINHHVQNFYSVSISGYHIAEAGANPITQLAFTLSNGFTFAEYYLSRGMDINDFAPNFSFFFSNGIDPEYSVIGRVARRIWAKAMKHKYNANERAQKLKYHIQTSGRSLHAQEIDFNDIRTTLQALYAIYDNCNSLHTNAYDEAITTPTEDSVRRAVAIQLIINKELGLAKNENPLQGSFIIEELTDLVEEAVLKIFDQITERGGVLGAMERQFQRTQIQEESMYYEMQKHTGEYPIVGVNTFLSSKGSPTVIPAEVIRSTEEEKEYQINMLKSLHSFDEQKSQKILKDLQKAAIKHENMFEHLMTATKTCSLGQITRALFEVGGQYRRNM, from the coding sequence ATGAGTACCAACCCTCCAATTCCAGTGCCTTATGTTTCCCAAAACAAACTGCGTGTCGTTACGGCAGCAGCTCTTTTTGATGGACATGATGCAGCTATAAATATAATGCGTCGAATTATTCAGTCTTCGGGCGCAGAAGTTATCCATTTAGGACACAACCGTTCGGTAGAAGAAATTGTAAATTGCGCCATTCAAGAAGATGCGCAAGCCATTGCCATTACCTCTTATCAAGGTGGACACGTAGAATTTTTTAAATATATGCACGACCTTTTGAAAGAAAGAGGTGCAGGACACATCAAGCTTTTTGGTGGTGGTGGTGGTGTAATTCTTCCATCCGAAATTGAGGAACTGCATAATTACGGTATTACCCGAATTTATCATCCAGATGATGGTCGTTCGATGGGATTGCAAGGAATGATAAATGATTTGCTTGAACAAACTGATTTTCCAACAGGACACGATGTAGAAATAAGCGAAGTAGAAAAAGTAAAAGAAAGAAATTCTAAAAATTTGGGAAGGATTATTTCAGCCGTTGAAAATTATCCAGAAAAAAATAAAGAAATTCTAAAGAAAATAAAAGAATTAATACCTGAAAAAGTAGCTCCTGTTTTGGGAATTACTGGAACAGGTGGTGCTGGTAAATCTTCACTTGTCGACGAACTTGTAAGACGTTATTTAATGGATTTTGAAGACAAAACGATTGCTATTGTTTCTGTTGATCCTTCTCGTCGTCGTACAGGTGGCGCACTGTTGGGCGACCGTATTCGTATGAATTCGATTACAAATGAGCGTGTTTATATGCGTTCGTTGGCTACTCGTCAATCCAATTTAGCTCTTTCAAAATATGTTCAAGATGCGATTGATATTCTTCGTGCAGCCGAATTTGATTTGATTATCGTCGAAACTTCTGGAATTGGACAATCTGATACAGCCATTACAGACCATTCAGACGCTTCTTTGTACGTCATGACACCTGAATACGGTGCAGCTTCGCAGTTAGAAAAAATTGATATGATTGATTTTGCTGATGTAATTGCACTCAATAAATTTGACAAGCGTGGTGCTTTAGATGCCCTTCGTGATGTCAAAAAACAGTACAAACGAAACCGTAATTTGTGGGATACACCTGATTCAGAAATTCCTGTTTTTGGTACGATTGCATCGCAATTTAATGATGTTGGAATGAATACACTTTATCGTTCCCTCATTAATAAAATCAATGAAACATCTTCTAAAAAGTTTGATTCTTCTTTCGAAATTTCTGCTTCAACTTCTGAAAAACAGTATATTATTCCTCCTTCAAGAGTTCGTTATCTTTCAGAAATTAGTGAAAGCAATCGTCGTTATGATAAAAATGTAGAAGAACAGTCTGAAATTGCACAAAAATTATACGGTTTAGAACTTTCTATTCATTCTATTTCGGACAATGAAGAAATGGATAAAGACTTGAAAGATTCTATCATAAATGGCTTGAAAGATACTTTCGAACAAATAAAACTCACTTTAGAAGGCACAAACTGGAAAATCATTGAAGCTTGGCAAACAAAAGTAGCTACTTATACAGCTGATGATTTTGTTTATAAAGTTCGTAATAGAGAGTTTAGTCTTAAAACTTATACAACTTCCCTTTCTCAAACTAAAGTCCCTAAAATTTCTCTACCAAAATACAAAGCGTGGGGAGATATTTTGAAATGGAATTTGCAAGAAAATGTACCGGGGGAATTTCCATTTACGGCTGGCGTTTTTCCGTTTAAGCGTACAGGCGAAGACCCTACTCGTATGTTTGCAGGAGAAGGAGGTCCCGAACGAACCAACAGACGTTTTCATTATCTTTCAAAAGGAATGCCTGCTGCACGACTTTCGACGGCTTTTGATTCGGTTACATTGTATGGAGAAGACCCAGATTATCGTCCAGATATTTATGGAAAAGTGGGTAATTCAGGTGTAAATGTATGTTGTTTGGACGATGCAAAAAAACTCTATTCAGGTTTTAATTTGGCTGACCCAACTACGTCGGTTTCAATGACAATTAATGGTCCTGCTGCTACGGTGTGCGCCTTTTTTATGAATGCCGCCATTGACCAACAATGTGAAATTTATATCAAAGAAAATGCTTTGGAGGAAGAAGTTGAGGCAAAAATCAAGAAAAAATACGAAGGCAAAACTCGTCCTACCTACAACGGAAAATTACCAGAAGGAAATAACGGCTTGGGCTTAATGCTTTTAGGAGTAACAGGCGATGAGGTTTTGGATAAAGAAATTTATGATAAAATAAAAGCCAAAACGCTTACACAAGTTCGTGGAACGGTACAGGCTGATATTTTGAAGGAAGACCAAGCGCAAAATACGTGTATTTTTAGTACAGAATTTTCGCTAAAACTAATGGGAGATATTCAGCAGTATTTCATTAATCATCACGTTCAAAATTTCTATTCGGTTTCTATTTCGGGTTATCATATTGCAGAAGCAGGCGCAAATCCGATTACGCAACTTGCCTTTACACTTAGCAATGGTTTTACTTTTGCTGAATATTATTTGAGTAGAGGAATGGATATTAATGATTTTGCACCGAATTTCTCGTTTTTCTTTTCCAATGGAATTGACCCAGAATATTCGGTTATTGGTCGTGTTGCTCGTCGTATTTGGGCAAAGGCGATGAAACACAAGTACAACGCCAACGAAAGAGCGCAAAAACTAAAATATCATATCCAAACTTCGGGGCGTTCGCTTCACGCACAAGAAATTGATTTTAATGATATTCGTACTACGCTACAAGCCTTGTATGCCATTTACGACAACTGTAACTCGCTGCATACCAACGCTTACGACGAAGCCATAACGACACCAACGGAAGATTCTGTTCGTCGTGCCGTAGCAATTCAGTTGATTATCAATAAAGAATTAGGACTAGCAAAAAATGAAAATCCGTTGCAAGGTTCGTTTATTATTGAAGAACTGACGGATTTGGTAGAAGAAGCTGTTTTGAAGATTTTTGACCAAATTACAGAGCGTGGTGGTGTTTTGGGAGCGATGGAAAGACAGTTTCAGCGTACACAAATACAGGAAGAAAGTATGTATTACGAAATGCAAAAACATACAGGCGAATATCCGATTGTGGGTGTGAATACATTTTTGTCTTCGAAGGGTTCGCCAACGGTGATTCCTGCCGAAGTAATTCGTTCGACAGAAGAAGAGAAAGAGTATCAAATAAATATGCTTAAATCTCTTCATTCTTTCGACGAACAAAAAAGTCAAAAAATACTCAAAGACCTTCAAAAAGCAGCCATCAAACATGAAAATATGTTTGAACACTTAATGACAGCTACTAAAACTTGTTCGTTGGGACAGATTACTAGAGCTTTGTTTGAGGTTGGGGGGCAGTATAGGAGGAATATGTAA
- a CDS encoding nuclear transport factor 2 family protein: MKKYLFLFLLFFSASLSNLLYSQNLDDNLQGKIMKMDSLLFDVAFNECNLTLYKKIMSQNLEFYDDRTGLNTSIEKEIAAFEDRCSKPFKLTRKLIETNIHKLGAFGAVQTGIHIFLMDGKPVEVSKFITVWEFINDQWKVKRVISYEHKPLE, encoded by the coding sequence ATGAAGAAATATCTTTTTTTGTTTCTACTTTTTTTTAGTGCTTCTCTCTCCAACTTGCTTTATTCTCAGAATTTGGACGATAATCTTCAAGGTAAAATCATGAAGATGGATAGTTTACTTTTTGATGTTGCCTTTAACGAATGTAACCTCACTTTATACAAAAAAATAATGTCTCAAAACCTAGAATTTTATGATGATAGAACTGGATTGAATACTTCCATAGAAAAAGAAATTGCAGCCTTTGAAGATAGGTGTTCTAAGCCATTCAAGCTTACTCGCAAACTCATAGAAACAAATATTCATAAACTAGGAGCTTTTGGAGCAGTTCAAACTGGCATTCATATTTTTTTGATGGATGGAAAACCTGTAGAGGTTTCTAAATTTATCACAGTTTGGGAATTTATAAATGACCAATGGAAAGTAAAAAGAGTAATCAGTTATGAGCATAAACCATTAGAATGA
- a CDS encoding T9SS type A sorting domain-containing protein has translation MYKNIFFFLFVYLFFFSNYLSAQQTARRTDNDKGNIGYLEHLPSDYATNSSKTYPVLIFLHGQGEKGSGSPSHLERVKENGPPKHIKEGHPMCFTVNGKQECFIVISPQLFSDENAWRPSIVQDVIDHVVSGSDNYRIDRNRIYLTGLSLGGIGVYKYAADGYRNNENILAAIAPVAARTATNKVEERGCSISEKEIPVWHFHGNKDKTVIYDAGLKTFNGIKDCNNPKPTAELIFTTYEGVGHNSWSRAYKTDNSLHSPNLYEWLLSKSLNNSSTPAEPQKVIWTDKVGVSEDANGNIRSTTAYGWGNSGAASTQVIPENSNGWAETTILEDLSSNSKIFGLSSSNANADKDQIQYAFEIYGDNIAAFENGQRVKYLGKYILGDVIRIERVGTDIQYLINGVLKRVTTGSNSSLLIDIAINNSNTGFFENKIFIGSAASDRIESNNNSVEQLALAEVETSIFPNPAIHQITIQDIPNNTQAIQIYNFLGRLVLQENDIKNKATIDISNLETGLYSIYFVGTNKRQRFIKTK, from the coding sequence ATGTATAAAAATATTTTTTTCTTTCTGTTTGTTTATTTATTCTTTTTTTCAAATTATTTAAGTGCACAACAAACGGCTCGCCGAACAGATAATGACAAAGGAAATATAGGTTACTTAGAACACCTTCCTTCAGATTACGCTACTAATTCTTCTAAAACCTATCCTGTATTAATATTTTTGCACGGACAAGGAGAAAAAGGAAGTGGAAGTCCTTCACATTTGGAAAGAGTGAAAGAAAATGGTCCTCCAAAGCATATCAAAGAAGGACATCCTATGTGTTTCACTGTTAATGGGAAACAAGAGTGCTTTATTGTTATATCTCCTCAACTTTTTTCCGACGAAAATGCTTGGCGTCCTTCTATAGTTCAAGATGTAATCGATCATGTGGTAAGTGGGTCTGATAATTATCGTATAGATCGTAATAGAATTTATTTAACAGGATTGAGCTTAGGGGGAATTGGAGTTTACAAGTACGCTGCTGATGGATATAGAAACAATGAAAACATTTTAGCAGCTATTGCTCCAGTAGCAGCTAGAACAGCTACAAACAAAGTTGAAGAAAGAGGTTGTTCTATTTCAGAAAAAGAAATTCCAGTATGGCATTTTCATGGAAATAAAGATAAAACGGTGATTTATGATGCAGGTCTGAAAACATTTAATGGTATTAAGGACTGTAATAATCCTAAGCCTACAGCAGAATTAATTTTTACTACTTATGAGGGTGTCGGACATAATTCTTGGAGTAGGGCTTATAAAACAGACAACTCTCTACATAGCCCTAATCTTTATGAATGGCTTTTATCAAAAAGTTTGAATAATTCTAGCACTCCTGCAGAGCCACAAAAAGTTATTTGGACAGACAAAGTTGGTGTATCAGAAGATGCCAATGGTAATATAAGAAGTACCACAGCGTATGGTTGGGGCAACAGTGGAGCAGCATCTACTCAAGTAATTCCTGAAAATTCCAATGGTTGGGCAGAAACGACAATTTTAGAAGATCTCAGTTCAAATAGCAAAATTTTTGGTTTATCTTCTTCTAATGCTAATGCAGATAAAGATCAAATTCAGTATGCCTTTGAGATTTATGGTGATAATATTGCTGCTTTTGAGAATGGACAACGAGTTAAATATTTGGGCAAATATATATTGGGAGATGTAATACGTATTGAGCGTGTCGGTACAGATATTCAGTATCTTATCAATGGGGTATTAAAAAGAGTAACAACTGGCTCTAATTCTAGTTTATTAATAGATATTGCAATCAATAATAGTAACACAGGTTTTTTTGAGAATAAAATTTTCATTGGTTCAGCTGCTTCTGATCGTATAGAATCTAATAATAATTCTGTAGAACAATTAGCTTTAGCAGAAGTAGAAACTTCCATTTTTCCAAATCCAGCAATTCATCAAATAACTATTCAAGACATACCTAACAATACACAAGCTATTCAAATTTATAACTTTCTAGGAAGACTTGTTTTACAAGAAAATGATATAAAAAATAAGGCAACTATTGATATTTCTAACCTAGAAACTGGTTTGTATTCTATCTATTTTGTTGGCACTAATAAAAGGCAACGTTTTATAAAAACAAAATAA
- a CDS encoding DUF808 domain-containing protein translates to MASGFFALFDDIAILMDDVAVLSKLATKKTAGILADDLAVNAEKASGFVSDREIPVLWKITKGSLLNKIIILPIVFLLSAYFPVAITPILLLGGAYLGYEGAEKIYEYFFHKKETKKGLLADSKMSEAEIVAYEKEKIKSAIIVDFILSIEIVIIALSSVIESPLNMQIMVVTIVALLATVFVYGLVALLVRMDDLGYNLIAKSKTEQGFLHKLGTALVKTLPYIVRGLGVLGTIAMSLVAGGIFVHNIEAIHHLTENLPLPSIVSEFVVGLLVGFICLVVVKAIIKVIGKKN, encoded by the coding sequence ATGGCATCAGGATTTTTCGCCCTTTTCGACGATATTGCAATTCTCATGGATGATGTAGCTGTTTTGAGCAAACTAGCTACTAAAAAAACGGCAGGTATTTTAGCAGATGATTTGGCTGTTAATGCTGAAAAAGCATCTGGCTTTGTTTCGGATAGAGAAATTCCTGTTTTATGGAAAATAACAAAGGGTTCTCTTCTGAATAAAATAATTATTCTACCCATTGTCTTTCTTTTGAGTGCTTATTTTCCTGTAGCTATTACGCCAATCTTGCTATTAGGAGGAGCATATTTAGGTTATGAAGGTGCAGAGAAAATATATGAATATTTTTTCCATAAAAAGGAAACTAAAAAAGGTCTTTTAGCAGATAGCAAAATGAGTGAGGCAGAGATTGTAGCTTATGAAAAGGAAAAAATAAAATCGGCTATTATTGTAGATTTTATTTTGTCGATAGAAATTGTGATTATAGCATTAAGTAGTGTAATTGAGAGTCCACTCAACATGCAAATCATGGTAGTAACCATAGTAGCTCTTTTGGCTACTGTTTTTGTTTATGGTTTGGTTGCGCTCTTGGTAAGAATGGATGACTTAGGATATAATTTGATAGCGAAAAGCAAAACTGAACAAGGTTTTTTACATAAACTAGGAACTGCTTTAGTCAAAACATTACCCTACATTGTTAGAGGGTTAGGAGTATTGGGTACGATTGCTATGAGTTTGGTAGCAGGAGGAATATTTGTTCATAATATTGAAGCGATACATCATCTTACAGAAAATTTGCCTTTGCCTAGTATTGTGAGTGAGTTTGTTGTTGGACTGCTTGTAGGTTTTATTTGTTTGGTGGTTGTTAAGGCGATTATAAAAGTTATAGGGAAGAAAAATTAG
- a CDS encoding TonB-dependent receptor, whose amino-acid sequence MKHNLLRTTCLFLFLIWSGLATAQEQKTTVFGKLVEAESAQPVPYATVALYVPNTNELITGITSDEEGKFSISTTKTDFYVKISFMGYETKTLTEFTISEGNANLGTISLAPDTQLLNQIVVEGETSKMVFQLDKRVFNVGKDLSTTGGSALDVLNNVPSVNVNIEGEVSLRGSGGVQILINGKPSILADGGNALGTITADMIESIEVITNPSAKYEASGTSGILNIILKKEEKKGWNGSISANTGIPDNHSIGGSINRRTEKFNLFTQFGAGYRSIPTQNETRSLNLLNGQTILSDGEEFRNETFFNITLGTDYHLNKYNVFTLSGNIAYEIEDQPSETNFSFLNGEQQLVSRWRRNETTEATNPKWQYEFNWTKTFKNNEEHTFQVSALGSSFGKDLSSLFIDTTLEGENVDSNQLTATTFQQTDYTFKADYVNPLSENYTIETGALYVINDVGNNFEVQDFVNGEYVDNLDFTNNFEWNQKVLGVYATGAFESEIWGVKAGLRVENTDLQTLLTTTNQSNSQNFTNLFPSLHTSYKASENLSLQAGYSRRIFRPRLWDLNPFFNIRNNFNIRTGNPNLQPEFTDSYELTSIYEIGEASMSSSVYHRYTTDVVERISSFEDNVTYTTPQNIGTNAVVGFETNGKYSPMKWLTFNGNFNYSYFDRKGVFESQNFDFTGNRWSLRLDSKIKLPADIDLELTGDYRSGFETVQGKQSGFAFMNVGLRKKFIKGKVVANLGVRDIFASRIQESFVNQPTFESYNFRQRGRFVTFGLSYAFGKGEAMTYSGRRR is encoded by the coding sequence ATGAAACACAATTTACTGCGAACAACCTGTTTATTCCTATTTCTCATTTGGAGTGGTTTGGCTACTGCTCAAGAACAAAAAACTACAGTATTTGGTAAGCTAGTAGAAGCAGAATCTGCTCAACCTGTTCCTTATGCTACTGTTGCTCTTTATGTCCCCAACACCAACGAACTCATTACAGGTATAACTTCAGACGAAGAAGGAAAATTCTCTATTTCTACTACCAAAACTGATTTTTATGTCAAAATTAGTTTTATGGGTTATGAAACCAAGACCTTAACAGAGTTTACCATTTCGGAGGGTAACGCAAATCTTGGAACTATATCGCTTGCTCCAGATACACAACTGCTAAATCAAATTGTAGTTGAAGGAGAAACTTCTAAGATGGTTTTTCAATTAGATAAACGTGTTTTTAATGTTGGAAAAGACCTCAGTACAACAGGAGGAAGTGCACTTGATGTCTTGAATAATGTGCCTTCTGTCAATGTAAATATTGAAGGAGAAGTCAGTTTGCGTGGAAGTGGTGGTGTACAAATTCTCATCAATGGCAAGCCTTCTATTTTGGCAGATGGTGGAAATGCACTAGGTACGATTACAGCAGATATGATTGAAAGTATTGAGGTAATTACCAATCCTTCTGCAAAATATGAAGCCTCTGGAACATCTGGGATTTTGAATATTATCCTTAAAAAAGAAGAAAAAAAGGGTTGGAATGGTTCTATTTCTGCCAATACAGGTATTCCTGACAATCATAGCATTGGAGGAAGTATAAACCGTCGTACAGAAAAATTCAATTTATTTACTCAATTTGGTGCAGGTTATCGCTCAATACCGACACAAAACGAGACTAGAAGTCTAAATCTACTTAATGGACAAACTATTTTGAGTGATGGTGAGGAGTTTAGAAACGAAACATTTTTTAATATTACGCTCGGAACAGATTATCATTTGAATAAATACAACGTCTTTACACTTTCAGGAAATATTGCTTATGAGATAGAAGATCAACCTTCTGAAACGAATTTTAGCTTTTTAAATGGCGAACAACAACTTGTTTCTAGATGGAGACGAAACGAAACAACTGAAGCCACCAATCCAAAATGGCAATATGAATTTAACTGGACTAAAACTTTCAAAAATAACGAAGAGCATACTTTTCAAGTAAGTGCTTTGGGAAGTTCTTTTGGAAAAGATCTTTCATCTCTCTTTATTGATACGACTTTAGAAGGCGAAAATGTAGATAGTAATCAACTTACAGCCACTACTTTTCAACAAACAGATTATACTTTCAAAGCAGACTATGTCAATCCATTATCAGAAAATTATACTATAGAAACAGGTGCGCTTTATGTCATTAATGATGTAGGTAATAATTTTGAAGTACAAGATTTTGTCAATGGCGAATACGTAGATAACTTAGATTTTACAAACAATTTTGAATGGAATCAAAAAGTATTAGGAGTTTATGCTACTGGAGCTTTTGAAAGTGAAATATGGGGAGTTAAAGCTGGCTTACGTGTTGAAAATACAGACCTACAAACTTTATTAACGACTACCAACCAATCAAACTCACAAAACTTTACTAATCTTTTTCCTTCTTTGCATACTTCGTATAAGGCATCAGAAAACTTGTCACTTCAAGCAGGATATTCTAGGCGTATATTCAGACCAAGATTATGGGATTTGAATCCTTTTTTCAATATTAGAAATAATTTTAATATCCGTACAGGTAATCCAAACCTTCAACCTGAGTTTACAGATTCGTATGAACTAACAAGTATTTACGAAATTGGAGAAGCGTCAATGAGTTCTAGTGTTTATCATAGATATACGACTGATGTAGTGGAAAGAATTTCTAGTTTTGAAGATAATGTTACCTATACAACTCCTCAAAATATTGGAACAAATGCTGTCGTAGGATTTGAAACAAATGGAAAATACAGTCCTATGAAATGGCTTACCTTCAATGGTAATTTTAACTATTCTTATTTCGATCGTAAAGGAGTTTTTGAGAGCCAAAATTTTGATTTTACAGGTAATAGATGGTCTCTTCGTTTAGATTCAAAAATAAAATTACCTGCTGATATAGATTTGGAACTAACTGGAGATTATCGCTCTGGTTTTGAAACCGTACAAGGTAAGCAAAGTGGTTTTGCTTTCATGAATGTAGGTCTTCGTAAAAAGTTTATTAAGGGAAAAGTTGTTGCTAATTTAGGAGTTAGAGATATTTTTGCATCTAGGATTCAAGAAAGTTTTGTAAACCAACCTACTTTTGAGTCTTATAATTTTAGACAACGTGGACGCTTTGTAACCTTTGGTTTGAGTTATGCCTTTGGTAAAGGAGAAGCCATGACGTATTCAGGTAGAAGAAGATAA